The following are encoded in a window of Polynucleobacter sp. AP-Kolm-20A-A1 genomic DNA:
- a CDS encoding tryptophan--tRNA ligase: protein MFAERVLSGMRPTGNLHLGHYHGVLKNWVRLQSEYPCFFFVADWHALTTHYETPDVIEQSVWDMVIDWLATGVDPNQATLFIQSKVPEHAELFLLLSMGTPLGWLERVPTYKDQIEKLKEKDLQTYGFLGYPLLQAADILIYRAQHVPVGEDQVPHVEMTREVARRFNYLYGREPGFEEKALEAVKKLGSKRAKMYAELRVAFQERGDDEALEQAKALLQEAQSLSMADRERLFGFLEGARKIILPEPQALLTTASRMPGIDGQKMSKSYGNTISIRENPEDVIKKIRTMPTDPARVRRTDAGDPARCPVWQLHTVYSNEETKQWVDKGCKSAGIGCLECKQPVIDAILAEQQPMFERAQKYLDDPSLLRSIIADGCDKARKVAQETMREVRESMGLAYD from the coding sequence ATGTTTGCTGAACGTGTTCTCTCTGGCATGCGACCTACGGGTAACTTGCACCTTGGCCATTACCATGGGGTTTTAAAGAATTGGGTACGTCTGCAGTCCGAGTATCCATGTTTCTTTTTTGTCGCTGATTGGCACGCTTTAACTACGCACTACGAAACACCAGATGTGATCGAGCAATCTGTTTGGGATATGGTGATTGATTGGTTGGCTACTGGTGTAGATCCAAACCAAGCCACTTTGTTTATTCAAAGCAAGGTTCCTGAGCATGCCGAGCTCTTTTTATTGCTATCCATGGGAACCCCATTGGGCTGGCTCGAGCGTGTTCCGACTTATAAAGATCAGATTGAGAAGCTCAAAGAAAAAGACCTTCAAACCTATGGCTTTTTAGGTTATCCATTGCTGCAGGCTGCGGATATTTTGATTTATCGCGCGCAGCATGTGCCGGTAGGGGAAGACCAAGTGCCGCACGTAGAGATGACGCGTGAAGTTGCACGCCGCTTTAACTATCTATATGGACGTGAGCCAGGCTTTGAAGAAAAGGCGTTAGAAGCGGTGAAGAAATTGGGTAGTAAACGCGCCAAGATGTATGCAGAGTTACGTGTTGCCTTTCAAGAGCGTGGTGACGACGAAGCTCTTGAGCAAGCCAAGGCTTTATTGCAAGAAGCGCAAAGTTTATCGATGGCTGATCGCGAAAGACTCTTTGGATTCTTAGAGGGTGCACGCAAAATTATTCTGCCAGAACCTCAAGCATTACTCACAACAGCATCACGCATGCCAGGCATTGATGGTCAGAAGATGTCTAAGTCCTATGGCAATACGATTAGCATTCGCGAAAATCCTGAAGATGTGATTAAGAAGATTCGCACCATGCCAACTGACCCTGCACGTGTTCGTAGAACAGATGCGGGCGATCCTGCACGTTGTCCTGTATGGCAATTGCACACGGTTTACTCCAATGAAGAAACTAAACAATGGGTAGACAAGGGCTGTAAATCTGCTGGCATTGGTTGTTTGGAATGCAAGCAGCCTGTGATTGATGCCATCCTTGCAGAACAGCAGCCGATGTTTGAGCGCGCCCAAAAGTATTTGGATGATCCGAGCTTATTGCGTTCCATCATTGCTGATGGTTGCGATAAGGCGCGCAAGGTTGCCCAAGAAACCATGCGTGAGGTCCGTGAGTCAATGGGTCTTGCATACGATTAA
- the dapA gene encoding 4-hydroxy-tetrahydrodipicolinate synthase — MPAIVTPMLEDGSLDYASLRSLLDWHVAEGTDGIVIVGTSGESPTVSVEEHCELIRVTVEQIAGRIPVIAGTGGNSTQEAIELTKYAKSVGADASLQVVPYYNKPTQEGMYAHFKKIAESVDLPVILYNVPGRTVADMAGDTVVRLAGVPGIIGIKDATGSLERGTLLINDLKRAGHSDFSVFSGDDLTAAMLMLMGGKGNISVTANVAPRLMHELCVAAMSDDVKRTREIQYQLIAVHKAMFTEANPIPVKWALHEMGKITSGIRLPLTPLSSSLREPLKAALKQANLI; from the coding sequence ATGCCTGCGATCGTAACTCCAATGTTGGAAGACGGTAGCTTGGATTACGCTAGTTTGCGTTCTTTATTGGATTGGCATGTTGCAGAAGGTACCGACGGCATTGTGATCGTTGGAACGAGCGGCGAGTCCCCAACAGTTTCTGTTGAAGAACACTGCGAACTTATTCGTGTAACAGTTGAGCAGATTGCCGGACGCATTCCTGTAATTGCTGGTACCGGCGGTAACTCAACACAAGAAGCAATTGAATTAACTAAGTATGCAAAAAGTGTTGGCGCTGATGCAAGCTTGCAAGTAGTTCCTTATTACAACAAGCCGACCCAAGAGGGTATGTATGCCCACTTTAAGAAGATCGCTGAGTCAGTAGATCTGCCGGTGATTTTGTATAACGTGCCAGGTAGAACAGTTGCCGACATGGCTGGCGATACCGTGGTTCGCCTTGCTGGTGTCCCTGGAATCATTGGCATTAAGGACGCTACAGGAAGCTTGGAGCGTGGCACTTTGTTGATCAATGACCTCAAGCGTGCAGGCCATAGCGATTTCTCAGTATTTTCTGGCGACGATTTAACTGCAGCGATGTTGATGTTGATGGGCGGCAAGGGCAATATTTCTGTCACCGCTAACGTAGCACCACGCTTAATGCATGAGCTCTGCGTGGCCGCAATGTCTGATGACGTTAAAAGAACACGTGAGATTCAGTATCAATTGATTGCTGTTCACAAAGCGATGTTTACTGAAGCCAACCCAATTCCAGTGAAGTGGGCCCTGCATGAGATGGGCAAGATTACTTCCGGCATTCGTTTGCCACTAACCCCTTTGAGCAGTTCTTTGCGAGAGCCTTTGAAGGCAGCATTAAAACAGGCTAACTTAATATGA
- a CDS encoding class I SAM-dependent methyltransferase, which produces MSQWVLHTIKVASLTTLHEATLNPSSWVRRFAPLIPKDGAVLDLACGSGRHSLLLADLGHSVLAVDQDVSNVSSLQNPSITAKALDLELEVWPLNDLEVAGIVVTNYLYRPHLDQLPKMLQKGGVLIYETFAQGNGDFGKPSNPNFLLNPGELLAFSALHGLKVVAYEDIYVDQPKPAMVQRLCAVKGGLKERIPLQFQA; this is translated from the coding sequence GTGAGTCAATGGGTCTTGCATACGATTAAGGTTGCAAGTTTGACTACGCTGCACGAGGCAACTCTCAACCCATCATCTTGGGTACGGCGTTTTGCCCCCTTAATTCCCAAGGATGGCGCAGTATTGGATCTTGCATGCGGATCTGGTCGCCATTCACTCTTATTGGCAGACCTTGGCCATAGCGTCTTGGCTGTTGATCAGGATGTATCGAATGTCAGCTCGTTACAAAATCCATCGATTACAGCTAAAGCCCTAGATCTTGAGCTCGAAGTTTGGCCCCTAAATGACCTGGAGGTGGCTGGCATAGTGGTGACCAATTACCTCTATCGTCCCCACCTCGATCAATTGCCAAAAATGCTGCAAAAAGGAGGGGTCTTGATCTATGAAACCTTTGCCCAGGGAAATGGCGATTTTGGGAAGCCATCGAACCCTAATTTCCTCTTAAATCCAGGGGAATTGCTTGCTTTTTCAGCCCTTCATGGGCTCAAAGTGGTGGCTTATGAAGATATTTACGTGGACCAGCCCAAACCAGCCATGGTTCAGCGCCTTTGCGCCGTAAAAGGCGGGCTAAAAGAGCGCATTCCGTTACAATTTCAAGCTTAA
- the bamC gene encoding outer membrane protein assembly factor BamC, which produces MMNLFQMYRRYVSILALVFIASVVLTACKSVTSSDTVDYKSAGAVRGPNLAYPPDLITAQADRRYIVQDGTATMSEYNAAVKKSSQMRSNVLSGIPGMRIARDGERRWLVVEKPAPELYPQVKDFWQENGFLLVVDSPSTGIMETDWAENRAKIAQDWIRSTIGGAIDSIYDTGERDKYKTRLEVSKPGETEIYITQRGAIEKCVTDTTGACLSTIWTPRPNDPELEAAFLARLMERLGMTQEQAKAMVAVPLGPKTPKAKFVQDGPNQAHIELSVGFDRSWRDVGLALDRSNFTVEDRNRSTGVYYVRYVNAKDVGDSKGFFSNLFSSKDDSNLKAKKYQVVLKTTGENSVSVYAQDADGKPENTPAGVQLLTLLTEQLSR; this is translated from the coding sequence ATGATGAATTTGTTCCAGATGTACCGTCGTTATGTATCGATTCTGGCTTTAGTGTTTATAGCCTCTGTAGTTCTAACGGCGTGCAAATCCGTTACTAGCAGTGATACAGTGGATTACAAGAGCGCTGGTGCCGTACGCGGACCAAATTTGGCTTACCCACCAGATCTAATTACTGCGCAAGCGGATCGTCGTTATATTGTTCAGGACGGCACAGCAACAATGTCTGAATACAATGCGGCCGTTAAGAAATCGTCTCAAATGCGCAGCAACGTTCTGAGCGGCATTCCTGGAATGCGTATTGCTCGTGATGGTGAGCGTCGTTGGTTGGTGGTTGAGAAGCCAGCACCAGAGCTTTACCCACAAGTAAAAGATTTTTGGCAAGAAAATGGTTTCTTGTTGGTGGTTGACTCTCCATCAACCGGCATCATGGAAACAGACTGGGCAGAAAATCGCGCCAAAATTGCTCAAGACTGGATTCGCTCTACGATTGGCGGCGCAATTGATTCTATTTATGACACCGGCGAGCGTGATAAATATAAAACCCGTTTAGAAGTCAGCAAGCCTGGTGAGACAGAGATTTATATTACACAACGTGGCGCTATTGAGAAGTGCGTTACTGATACAACTGGCGCTTGTCTTTCCACAATCTGGACACCACGTCCAAACGACCCTGAGCTCGAAGCCGCTTTCTTGGCGCGCTTGATGGAGCGCTTAGGCATGACCCAAGAACAAGCTAAGGCAATGGTAGCGGTTCCTTTGGGACCAAAAACACCTAAGGCGAAGTTTGTTCAGGATGGACCTAATCAAGCTCATATCGAGCTTAGCGTTGGCTTTGATCGCTCTTGGCGTGATGTTGGTTTGGCGTTGGATCGCTCCAACTTTACAGTTGAAGATCGCAATCGCTCAACAGGCGTTTACTACGTTCGCTATGTCAATGCAAAAGATGTGGGTGATTCCAAAGGCTTCTTCTCTAATCTGTTTAGCAGCAAGGACGATTCAAACTTGAAGGCTAAAAAATATCAGGTGGTATTGAAGACTACTGGTGAAAATTCTGTGAGTGTATATGCGCAGGATGCCGATGGTAAGCCTGAAAATACACCTGCTGGAGTCCAGCTCTTGACGCTCTTAACGGAGCAGCTTTCTCGCTAA